A window of Armatimonadota bacterium contains these coding sequences:
- a CDS encoding SagB/ThcOx family dehydrogenase: MERASLLEGDASAAEVVVAYHERTKHHFHRYAASLGYMDWATQPDPFRRYAGADLVRLPLPKAGRPLPYWQLYASAIMPPMPLSFASVSLFFRYALSLTAWKQSGDTTWPLRANPSSGNLHPTEGYAVLPAVDQIGETAAVYHYAPREHALERRAVLDAKRWTELTEPFPEGSFFVGLSSVHWREAWKYGERAFRYCQHDVGHALASLRIAAAALGWRLVLLDSVSDGTLSSLLGLDRAEDFAAAEREESELLALISPDLPAPLPIESTPLTVHGGGVLWQGRANTLSPEHSVEWPVIDAVAQATRRCESSPIKEDFSGFPSEDELFGTPIRQGLLTAERAILGRRSAVAMDGSTAISRAAFFRMLARLIPTQERRAMPWDAIPWRPRIHIGLFVHRVDGLAPGIYALARDPDKVDILKRVMHPEFCWHRVSDCPPGLPLYLLQEGDCRALATTVSCGQAIAGDGAFSLAMIADYMDSLATYGSGFYRNLFWEAGMVGQLLYLEAEESGIRATGIGCYFDDPVHAAFGIVSREWQSFYHFTVGGPVEDSRLMTLPAYNFAEEQ, from the coding sequence CTGGAACGAGCCAGCCTTCTTGAGGGAGATGCCTCTGCCGCAGAGGTGGTCGTCGCCTACCACGAGCGGACAAAACACCACTTCCACCGCTACGCCGCCTCGCTTGGCTACATGGACTGGGCGACGCAGCCCGATCCGTTTCGGCGCTACGCGGGAGCGGATCTCGTTCGCCTCCCTCTGCCTAAAGCGGGCCGCCCGCTACCCTATTGGCAGCTCTATGCGAGCGCGATCATGCCGCCGATGCCACTGTCGTTCGCGTCGGTCTCGCTCTTTTTCCGGTATGCACTGTCGCTGACGGCATGGAAGCAATCTGGTGATACCACGTGGCCGTTGCGCGCAAATCCGTCGAGTGGAAATCTTCATCCGACCGAGGGCTATGCCGTACTACCTGCGGTCGACCAGATCGGCGAGACGGCCGCCGTGTACCACTATGCGCCGAGGGAGCACGCTCTTGAACGGCGAGCGGTGCTCGACGCGAAGCGGTGGACCGAGCTGACTGAGCCTTTCCCTGAGGGCTCCTTCTTTGTGGGTCTGTCGTCGGTGCATTGGCGGGAAGCCTGGAAGTACGGTGAGCGTGCGTTCCGTTACTGCCAGCACGACGTTGGACACGCGCTTGCCAGCCTGCGTATCGCGGCAGCGGCGCTCGGCTGGAGATTGGTGCTCCTCGACAGCGTCAGCGATGGCACCCTCTCCAGTCTCCTTGGGCTTGACCGCGCTGAGGATTTCGCGGCGGCGGAGCGCGAGGAATCTGAGCTGCTCGCGTTGATTTCACCGGATTTACCAGCGCCGCTTCCGATCGAGTCGACGCCGCTGACGGTGCATGGCGGTGGCGTGCTTTGGCAGGGCAGGGCCAATACGTTGAGCCCCGAACACAGCGTCGAGTGGCCCGTGATCGACGCCGTTGCCCAGGCGACGCGACGATGCGAAAGCTCGCCTATCAAGGAGGACTTCTCCGGCTTTCCCTCGGAGGATGAGCTTTTCGGGACACCCATCCGTCAGGGCCTGCTCACCGCGGAGAGGGCCATTCTTGGACGCCGCAGCGCAGTAGCGATGGATGGCTCGACGGCAATCTCGCGAGCAGCATTCTTTCGCATGCTCGCCCGACTGATTCCAACACAAGAGCGGAGAGCTATGCCCTGGGACGCGATCCCCTGGCGACCGCGCATCCACATCGGGCTTTTCGTTCACCGCGTCGACGGCTTGGCGCCTGGCATCTACGCGCTCGCCCGAGATCCGGACAAGGTCGATATCCTCAAGAGAGTGATGCATCCAGAATTTTGTTGGCACCGCGTATCCGACTGTCCGCCAGGACTCCCCCTGTACCTCCTCCAAGAGGGGGACTGTCGAGCGCTGGCGACCACCGTCTCCTGTGGCCAGGCCATCGCCGGCGATGGCGCCTTCAGCCTGGCCATGATCGCCGACTACATGGACAGCCTGGCGACGTATGGCAGCGGGTTCTACCGAAACCTGTTCTGGGAGGCCGGCATGGTGGGCCAGCTGCTTTATCTCGAAGCCGAAGAGTCGGGTATCCGCGCCACCGGGATCGGCTGCTACTTCGACGATCCGGTCCATGCGGCCTTCGGGATCGTTTCACGCGAGTGGCAAAGTTTCTACCACTTCACTGTGGGCGGCCCGGTTGAAGACAGTCGGCTCATGACCTTGCCTGCGTACAATTTCGCGGAAGAACAATGA
- a CDS encoding sigma-70 family RNA polymerase sigma factor, which translates to MLFGKANPLRDRFERMAEDVFPSLYGTALRLTRDPEDANDISQEALIRAYEAFDRFDGRNFKAWMLRILTNLYINRYRKRQRTGKPSSLDDEEAAEPIAPADEVPDRRLLDELVGAEIEEALANVPEAFRMTVILSDIEGMSYDEVAEATQVPVGTVRSRLARGRAMLRRQLTEYAREEGYLREANTE; encoded by the coding sequence ATGCTATTTGGGAAGGCGAACCCGCTGAGGGATCGCTTCGAGCGGATGGCCGAGGACGTTTTTCCTTCTCTCTACGGCACAGCGTTGCGCCTGACGAGGGATCCGGAAGACGCCAACGACATCTCTCAGGAAGCGCTGATTCGGGCTTACGAGGCGTTCGACCGGTTCGACGGTCGGAACTTCAAGGCTTGGATGCTGCGCATCCTGACGAACCTGTACATCAACAGGTACCGGAAGAGGCAACGGACAGGCAAGCCGTCCTCGCTCGATGACGAGGAGGCGGCCGAGCCGATCGCACCGGCTGACGAAGTGCCGGACAGGCGGCTGCTGGACGAACTGGTAGGCGCAGAGATCGAAGAGGCGCTGGCCAACGTGCCGGAAGCGTTTCGGATGACAGTGATTTTGAGCGACATAGAAGGCATGAGTTACGACGAAGTGGCCGAGGCGACGCAGGTTCCGGTTGGAACAGTCCGATCGAGGCTTGCGCGAGGGAGGGCCATGCTGCGACGGCAGCTGACCGAGTACGCCCGAGAAGAGGGGTACCTGCGAGAGGCGAACACCGAATGA
- a CDS encoding exo-alpha-sialidase — protein sequence MIALALICMVAQDPLPKAYAIPVVDLDRLPQFHVVVDQEKGQYLGHPTTVLLEDGKTILTVYPKAHGRGPIVYKRSADGGKTWSERLPTPENWATSKETPTIHRVIDPKTGKKRLIVWSGLYPARMAVSEDAGESWSPLESVGDWGGIVVMGFTERMKNGDYLAMFHDDGRFFKEGGKQTPTMTLYKTFSKDGGMTWSEPEAVHAASDVHLCEPGFIRSPDGKTIAILLRENTRTRNSYVMFSRNEGKTWTNPRELPAALTGDRHTAKYGPDGRLFISFRDTTHISPTRWDWAGWVGTWEDIVMGREGQYRVRLKKNYVGADCGYPGVEILPDGTFVTTTYGHWDEGEVAYIRTVRFKLADLDRILKEGRHVIRPGER from the coding sequence ATGATCGCTCTCGCTCTCATCTGCATGGTTGCGCAAGACCCGCTGCCGAAGGCGTACGCGATCCCTGTCGTCGACCTCGACAGGCTGCCGCAGTTCCACGTCGTCGTGGACCAGGAAAAGGGCCAGTACCTCGGCCATCCGACGACCGTGCTGCTCGAGGACGGCAAGACGATCTTGACGGTGTATCCGAAGGCTCACGGGAGGGGGCCGATCGTCTACAAGAGGTCCGCGGATGGCGGCAAGACCTGGAGCGAGCGGCTGCCCACGCCGGAGAACTGGGCGACGAGCAAGGAGACGCCAACGATCCACCGGGTCATCGACCCCAAGACCGGCAAGAAGCGGCTGATCGTCTGGTCCGGGCTCTATCCAGCGCGGATGGCAGTCAGCGAGGACGCCGGCGAAAGCTGGAGCCCGCTGGAGTCGGTCGGCGATTGGGGTGGGATCGTCGTCATGGGGTTCACGGAGCGGATGAAGAACGGCGACTACCTCGCGATGTTCCACGACGACGGGCGGTTCTTCAAAGAGGGCGGCAAGCAGACGCCGACCATGACGCTGTACAAGACGTTCAGCAAGGACGGCGGAATGACGTGGTCGGAGCCCGAGGCGGTCCACGCCGCTAGCGACGTCCACCTCTGCGAGCCGGGGTTCATCCGCTCGCCGGACGGTAAGACCATCGCGATCCTGCTGCGCGAGAACACCCGCACCCGCAACTCCTACGTCATGTTCAGCCGCAACGAAGGCAAGACTTGGACCAACCCGCGCGAGCTGCCCGCCGCGCTGACCGGAGACAGGCACACCGCCAAGTACGGCCCGGACGGAAGGCTGTTCATCTCTTTCCGCGACACGACCCACATCAGCCCGACGCGCTGGGACTGGGCCGGCTGGGTCGGCACGTGGGAAGATATCGTGATGGGCCGCGAGGGCCAGTACCGCGTGCGGCTGAAGAAAAACTACGTCGGCGCGGACTGCGGCTACCCCGGGGTGGAGATTCTGCCGGACGGGACGTTCGTCACGACGACGTACGGCCATTGGGACGAGGGCGAGGTCGCCTATATCCGCACGGTTAGGTTCAAGCTCGCCGACCTCGACCGGATTCTGAAAGAGGGTCGGCACGTCATACGGCCTGGTGAGCGCTAA
- a CDS encoding CofH family radical SAM protein, producing MSIAAERIVGSDLFDVFKKVETGQRLNSEDGLRLYQHPNLTGVAYMANIVRERKNGDKAYYVRNQHINYTNICNKFCKFCSFYAKKGGPDPYEMTIDEVRRRLEWHKDVRIKEVHMVGGINPRLPYDYYMRLVGVVKEVLPGAHVKAFTAIEIEQIAKKGKVSIDQALSDLMKAGLDCLPGGGIEILSDRVHEELFGRKLGGEEWKAVARATAKAGLPQYATMLYGHIETDEERVEHLVQLRELQDEVGNFLSFTPLSFHPENTELEDVKPLTGAMDLRNIAVSRLMLDNFDHIKSFWIMNTPEITQAALWYGSDDCDGLVHEYEITYSEGDFGNKSQGLTYQNMNFMIREAGRVPVERDSLYNVVERSPEELADTKPRKQLEPLTMVH from the coding sequence ATGAGCATCGCCGCAGAACGAATCGTTGGCTCCGATCTTTTCGACGTCTTCAAAAAGGTCGAAACGGGCCAGCGCTTGAACTCAGAGGACGGGCTGCGGCTTTACCAGCACCCGAACCTCACCGGCGTCGCCTACATGGCGAACATCGTGCGCGAGCGCAAGAACGGCGACAAGGCGTACTACGTCCGCAACCAGCACATCAACTACACGAACATCTGCAACAAGTTCTGCAAGTTCTGTTCGTTCTACGCCAAGAAGGGCGGGCCGGACCCTTACGAGATGACGATCGACGAGGTCCGCAGGCGACTCGAGTGGCACAAAGACGTGCGGATCAAGGAGGTCCACATGGTCGGCGGCATCAACCCGCGCCTCCCCTACGATTACTATATGCGCCTCGTTGGCGTGGTAAAGGAGGTCCTTCCCGGAGCGCACGTCAAGGCTTTCACCGCGATCGAGATCGAGCAGATCGCCAAGAAGGGCAAGGTTTCGATCGACCAGGCCCTGAGCGACCTCATGAAGGCTGGGCTGGACTGTCTCCCTGGCGGTGGGATCGAGATCCTGAGCGACCGCGTCCACGAAGAGCTATTCGGCCGAAAGCTAGGAGGCGAAGAGTGGAAGGCCGTCGCTCGAGCGACCGCCAAGGCCGGACTTCCGCAGTACGCGACGATGCTCTACGGACACATCGAGACCGACGAGGAGCGGGTCGAGCACCTGGTGCAACTCCGCGAACTGCAGGACGAGGTCGGCAACTTCCTCTCTTTCACGCCTCTCTCGTTCCATCCGGAGAACACAGAGCTGGAAGACGTCAAGCCGCTGACCGGCGCCATGGACCTGCGCAACATCGCGGTCAGCCGCCTAATGCTCGACAACTTCGACCACATCAAGTCTTTTTGGATCATGAACACACCCGAGATCACCCAAGCCGCGCTCTGGTACGGTTCGGACGACTGCGACGGGCTCGTGCACGAGTACGAAATCACGTATAGCGAGGGCGACTTCGGCAACAAGAGCCAGGGCCTCACCTACCAGAACATGAACTTCATGATCCGCGAGGCTGGGCGCGTGCCTGTCGAGCGCGACTCGCTCTACAACGTGGTCGAGCGGTCGCCTGAGGAACTGGCGGACACCAAGCCGAGGAAGCAACTCGAACCACTGACCATGGTCCACTAG
- a CDS encoding S8 family serine peptidase produces MNRTLRVVLALVVLSSFSFAFGQVRGGGGGDSSQRFVEVAGVREFSGELIVRPIQIVESFVQRRSMSDQMRQNRARQRLARLLIEYVADTDELVVAVPSNYDENSFSAFLMATGDYQYAEPNWTVYPVVIPNDPFFGQQWHHFRMQSPQGWNINTGSGVTLATCDTGVHLTHEDLAPLLVPGYNSASRLSQNNGGAVNDINGHGTHVMGDAGAAGNNSRGVAGVGWNYRLMPIRVTNSAGGSASMANIVNGARWAVNNGAKSISVSYSGVSSSTVQTTGAYIKSRGGLFLWAAGNNGANLNWFDWADVIIVGASTSSDTRWSSSAFGLAIDVFAPGVNILSTVRNSNSSYGFGTGTSMAAPVANGVVAMVWSINPALSASKVEQIVFQSCDNIGSSSTFGNGRVNLFKTATLADMTVPKTVLPSSVNLNRGTYISGSISSFFSQDGNVYVVNAGITLNQSESPNDITLNGVAPYTTAVRLKFRTVSRSSSINVTEEIQFYNFTTNQWDSKNTRTLSTSDTSVTVDVTSGASNYVRSSDGAVRARLVRRAGGIVAHLPWSVSNDLGVWEITAF; encoded by the coding sequence ATGAATCGCACCCTTCGCGTAGTTCTCGCGCTCGTCGTCCTTAGTTCGTTCAGCTTCGCATTCGGCCAAGTCCGCGGTGGTGGCGGCGGCGATTCCAGCCAGCGATTTGTCGAAGTTGCTGGCGTCAGAGAGTTTTCCGGCGAGTTGATCGTCCGACCGATTCAAATTGTCGAGAGTTTTGTCCAGCGCCGCTCGATGTCGGATCAAATGCGGCAGAATCGCGCACGCCAACGGTTGGCGCGACTGCTCATCGAGTATGTCGCCGATACGGATGAGTTGGTTGTGGCGGTCCCTTCGAATTACGACGAAAACTCGTTCTCGGCGTTCTTGATGGCGACTGGCGATTATCAGTACGCTGAACCGAATTGGACCGTCTACCCTGTCGTTATCCCTAACGATCCGTTTTTTGGCCAACAGTGGCATCACTTCAGAATGCAGTCCCCGCAAGGTTGGAACATCAACACCGGCTCTGGCGTGACGCTCGCGACTTGTGACACCGGCGTGCATCTTACGCACGAGGACCTAGCGCCGTTGCTGGTCCCCGGATACAACTCGGCCAGCAGGCTGTCTCAAAACAACGGAGGAGCCGTCAACGATATCAACGGCCACGGGACGCACGTCATGGGAGATGCGGGGGCTGCTGGCAACAACAGTCGAGGAGTCGCAGGCGTAGGTTGGAACTACCGCCTGATGCCGATCCGCGTAACGAACAGTGCCGGCGGCTCCGCGAGCATGGCCAACATAGTGAACGGCGCGCGGTGGGCCGTCAACAACGGGGCAAAGTCCATTTCGGTCAGCTACAGCGGTGTGAGCAGCAGCACCGTGCAAACAACTGGCGCTTACATCAAGAGTCGAGGCGGCCTTTTTCTGTGGGCGGCTGGGAACAACGGCGCCAATCTGAACTGGTTCGACTGGGCGGACGTCATCATCGTCGGCGCATCGACGAGCAGCGACACCAGATGGAGTTCTTCGGCATTCGGACTGGCCATCGACGTCTTTGCTCCCGGCGTGAACATTCTGTCGACTGTGCGCAACAGCAACAGTTCGTATGGGTTTGGAACTGGAACGAGCATGGCGGCGCCGGTCGCAAACGGAGTGGTCGCGATGGTCTGGTCCATCAACCCCGCGCTTTCGGCGAGCAAGGTCGAGCAGATCGTGTTCCAGAGCTGCGACAATATCGGCAGTTCGAGCACGTTCGGCAACGGCCGCGTGAACCTCTTCAAGACGGCCACGCTCGCTGACATGACGGTGCCGAAAACCGTTCTGCCAAGCTCCGTAAACCTGAATCGAGGCACATACATCAGCGGGTCGATCAGTAGTTTCTTCAGCCAAGACGGAAACGTGTATGTAGTGAATGCCGGCATAACCTTGAACCAAAGCGAGTCGCCAAACGACATCACGCTCAACGGAGTTGCGCCATACACGACAGCGGTCAGGTTGAAGTTCCGCACTGTCTCACGATCTTCGTCGATCAATGTCACCGAAGAGATTCAGTTCTACAACTTTACGACTAATCAGTGGGATTCAAAGAACACTCGAACCTTGAGCACTTCTGATACGAGCGTGACGGTGGACGTGACATCGGGTGCCAGCAACTATGTGAGATCCAGCGATGGCGCCGTGCGTGCTCGCCTGGTCCGCCGGGCAGGCGGAATCGTCGCGCACTTGCCCTGGAGCGTGAGCAATGATCTCGGTGTCTGGGAGATCACTGCCTTCTAG
- a CDS encoding HAD-IA family hydrolase, which produces MSHRVVAFDLGGVLIRICNRWSDAVELALPEQGLNEGLGLLNESTALVAYQAGKFDTSEYLVELARFLGCRTADQAKLVHNAILVEPYPGTAELTQDIASAGLQTGCLSNTNDLHWQEIFGSGRFPFADLLTVNVASHHVGVNKPDPAMFEAFERKSGFSGSEIVYFDDTKENVEAARVRGWHAHAVDPSVGTTSQVRRTLGLAIIPGIEP; this is translated from the coding sequence ATGTCGCATCGAGTTGTGGCGTTCGACCTCGGTGGCGTGCTGATCAGAATCTGCAACCGTTGGTCGGACGCCGTTGAGCTAGCGCTGCCAGAACAAGGTCTGAACGAAGGCCTTGGATTGCTGAACGAATCGACAGCACTGGTTGCCTACCAAGCAGGAAAATTCGATACGAGCGAGTATCTGGTCGAACTAGCCAGGTTTCTTGGCTGCCGGACGGCGGACCAGGCGAAGCTTGTCCATAACGCGATTCTGGTGGAACCTTATCCCGGAACAGCTGAACTGACGCAGGACATCGCGTCCGCGGGTCTTCAAACCGGCTGCCTATCCAACACAAACGATTTACACTGGCAGGAGATCTTTGGCAGCGGCAGGTTCCCCTTTGCCGATCTGCTGACCGTAAACGTAGCATCGCACCACGTAGGCGTCAACAAGCCCGACCCCGCAATGTTTGAAGCGTTTGAACGCAAATCCGGCTTTTCCGGCAGTGAGATCGTGTACTTCGACGACACGAAGGAGAACGTGGAAGCCGCCCGAGTAAGGGGTTGGCATGCGCACGCTGTCGATCCGTCCGTTGGCACGACGAGCCAAGTCCGCCGCACCTTGGGCCTGGCAATAATCCCGGGTATCGAGCCATGA
- a CDS encoding TIM barrel protein, producing the protein MRASIEARGLLEPANIWQNPLKPMEPTLDSVKIAVQLYTLRDLMADDFFGTIEKLAEIGFKTGQPAGLFGNNPKKVRKRCDDIGFRLIAPHVGLDDLEKRPGKVAKTCQALGTQHAVLPWIGKDVYADGWGLVADRLERIGKRLIEDGIRLLYHNHAFEFEQDKLQKRPGFQVLWEAANPEYVQCEMDAYWVQYGGGDPVAYLNRLSGRVVTMHFKDMSAEADRGFEDVGSGVLQWDPIIEAARETNVQYAIIERDTCIESPFVHVRRSREYMLKMGLRD; encoded by the coding sequence ATGCGCGCCAGCATTGAGGCCCGAGGACTGCTCGAACCGGCGAACATCTGGCAGAATCCTCTCAAGCCAATGGAACCGACCCTAGACTCCGTCAAGATCGCCGTTCAGCTGTATACGCTCCGCGACCTGATGGCGGACGACTTCTTCGGAACGATCGAAAAGCTCGCAGAGATCGGATTCAAGACTGGCCAACCGGCTGGACTGTTCGGCAACAACCCTAAGAAGGTTCGCAAGCGGTGCGACGACATCGGGTTCCGCCTAATCGCTCCCCACGTCGGCCTTGACGACCTTGAGAAACGCCCCGGCAAAGTCGCAAAAACGTGCCAGGCGCTGGGAACGCAGCACGCGGTGCTGCCGTGGATCGGCAAAGATGTCTACGCCGACGGGTGGGGTCTAGTCGCTGACAGGTTAGAGCGAATCGGGAAGAGGCTGATCGAAGACGGAATCCGGCTGCTGTACCACAACCACGCCTTTGAGTTCGAACAGGACAAGCTGCAAAAGCGCCCAGGTTTCCAAGTGCTGTGGGAGGCCGCAAACCCGGAGTACGTGCAGTGCGAGATGGACGCGTACTGGGTTCAGTACGGCGGCGGCGATCCCGTCGCCTACCTCAACAGATTGAGCGGCCGCGTCGTGACGATGCACTTCAAAGACATGTCCGCTGAGGCTGATCGGGGGTTTGAAGACGTCGGGTCGGGGGTTTTGCAGTGGGATCCGATCATTGAAGCCGCCCGGGAAACGAACGTGCAGTACGCCATTATCGAGCGAGACACTTGCATCGAAAGCCCTTTCGTACACGTCCGCCGCAGCCGCGAGTACATGCTGAAGATGGGTCTGCGGGACTAA
- a CDS encoding cysteine desulfurase-like protein codes for MAGTTQLATHEQIRAQFPALESGFAFFENAGGSLLPKQVIDRMTDLLTNAYVQIGAGYPASDAVTETADSAKAFANVLMNGEGVGTTVLGPSTTDLLYRLSNSMADHIEPGDEVVVSIANHESNISPWIRLEKAGAKVVWWDVDPESGDYSYEELKSLLGPRTKLVAVAHTSNLLGDIMDVQRVAEMAHAVGAQIVVDGVAFAAHGAVDVQAWDVDFYTVSMYKLYGPHIAGLFGTTEAWAELSGPNHYFIADDDLPWKWELGCQPYEALAGILGLGDYLAFVTGSDRPEVDRKVVEQAFRAMREFEVLIQAQLMEYLTGVDSIRLVGPRSASAGDRHPTICFLHDSLNSAEVVGKVNGPEIGIRCGHMYASRLCGRLGAPTDTGFVRISAVHYNSAEEVDRLIQSLHSVL; via the coding sequence GTGGCAGGCACGACCCAGTTAGCGACGCACGAGCAAATCCGCGCACAGTTCCCAGCGCTCGAATCCGGTTTCGCGTTCTTCGAAAACGCGGGCGGATCGCTGCTTCCTAAGCAGGTGATCGACAGGATGACCGACCTGCTGACGAACGCGTACGTTCAGATTGGTGCGGGGTATCCGGCGTCCGATGCTGTGACTGAAACCGCAGACTCAGCGAAGGCATTCGCTAACGTTCTGATGAACGGGGAAGGGGTTGGGACGACTGTTCTCGGGCCATCGACCACCGATCTGCTTTACAGACTGAGCAATTCGATGGCGGATCACATCGAGCCCGGTGACGAGGTCGTCGTGTCGATCGCGAACCACGAATCCAACATCTCGCCGTGGATCAGGCTGGAGAAAGCCGGGGCGAAGGTTGTGTGGTGGGACGTTGATCCGGAGAGCGGCGACTACAGTTACGAGGAGCTGAAGAGCCTGCTGGGGCCGCGCACCAAGCTCGTCGCCGTCGCGCACACGTCGAACTTGCTGGGCGACATCATGGACGTGCAGAGGGTGGCCGAAATGGCGCACGCCGTCGGGGCGCAGATAGTCGTCGACGGCGTTGCGTTTGCGGCACATGGGGCAGTCGACGTGCAGGCTTGGGACGTCGACTTTTACACGGTCTCGATGTACAAGTTGTACGGGCCGCACATCGCCGGTCTGTTCGGTACCACGGAGGCTTGGGCAGAGCTGAGCGGGCCGAACCACTACTTTATCGCGGACGACGACCTGCCGTGGAAGTGGGAGCTTGGATGTCAGCCGTACGAAGCGCTGGCAGGCATCCTGGGGCTCGGCGACTACCTGGCGTTCGTGACCGGATCGGATCGGCCCGAAGTGGACCGAAAGGTCGTCGAGCAGGCGTTCCGCGCCATGCGAGAGTTCGAAGTGCTGATCCAGGCTCAGTTGATGGAGTACTTGACGGGTGTGGACTCGATTCGCTTGGTCGGGCCTCGATCTGCAAGCGCTGGAGACCGCCATCCGACGATTTGCTTCTTGCACGACTCGCTGAACTCAGCCGAAGTCGTGGGCAAGGTCAACGGCCCTGAAATCGGTATCCGGTGCGGGCACATGTACGCATCCCGGCTCTGCGGGCGTTTGGGGGCTCCCACGGATACAGGCTTCGTCCGGATCAGCGCCGTCCACTACAACAGCGCCGAGGAAGTTGACAGGTTGATCCAATCCCTGCACTCAGTCTTGTAG
- a CDS encoding cysteine dioxygenase family protein, protein MSETRVATSVEELIGQLDEAVEDDCTDGKCSKVKEILERMFRAQHDFLDESLLVPLPDTYARRLLHRDPAGRYSVVVMVWGPGQETPLHDHAGKWCVECVYKGRVKVDSYRMESEDEDGLARLTKVTTVHAGVGAAGALIPPFEYHVLANDTDGPSVTVHVYAEELTCCNKFVPEGDGYRKEKCELCYSP, encoded by the coding sequence GTGAGCGAAACCCGTGTTGCAACGTCCGTAGAGGAGCTGATCGGCCAGTTGGACGAGGCCGTGGAAGACGATTGCACGGACGGCAAGTGCAGTAAGGTCAAAGAGATCTTAGAGCGCATGTTTCGTGCGCAGCACGACTTTCTCGACGAGAGCCTGCTCGTCCCCTTGCCAGACACCTACGCCAGGCGCCTTCTGCATCGCGATCCGGCCGGGCGCTACTCCGTGGTCGTCATGGTCTGGGGGCCAGGCCAGGAAACACCGCTGCACGACCACGCTGGCAAGTGGTGCGTGGAATGCGTCTACAAGGGACGAGTGAAGGTCGATTCGTACCGGATGGAGTCAGAGGATGAGGACGGACTCGCCCGGCTGACTAAGGTGACCACCGTTCACGCGGGCGTTGGAGCCGCGGGCGCGCTCATCCCTCCGTTCGAGTACCACGTGCTGGCGAACGACACCGACGGTCCGTCTGTGACGGTGCACGTCTACGCTGAGGAATTGACCTGCTGCAACAAGTTCGTTCCTGAGGGCGATGGCTACAGAAAGGAGAAGTGTGAGCTTTGCTACTCGCCATGA